A single window of Palaemon carinicauda isolate YSFRI2023 unplaced genomic scaffold, ASM3689809v2 scaffold344, whole genome shotgun sequence DNA harbors:
- the hdly gene encoding uncharacterized protein hdly isoform X2 — protein MFSKRMISGVASFMLIGTLVSPTNGNPVMTMESDTELNTEVLSTETSRERNPIYNVWEYAYIHDGSIGTRNAAAAQTQAHNQGNQCLWAIVSCCSAHTNYERDNCFDVLGCSGAWFQNLCSPEYINVANNRISSIFSGGFGKK, from the exons ATGTTTTCCAAGCGAATGATAAGTGGTGTAGCTAGCTTCATGCTGATAGGGACTCTGGTGTCCCCAACAAATGGTAATCCCGTTATGACAATGGAATCTGACACCGAACTCAACACTGAGGTGTTGTCTACAGAAACATCGAGAGAAAGAAATCCCATTTACAACGTGTGGGAGTATGCCTATATCCATGATGGCTCTATCGGCACCAGGAATGCTGCTGCTGCACA gACTCAAGCACATAACCAAGGAAACCAGTGCCTGTGGGCCATTGTTTCGTGCTGCAGTGCCCACACAAACTACGAGCGAGATAATTGTTTTGATGTACTGGGTTGCTCAGGGGCCTGGTTCCAGAATCTATGTTCACCGGAGTATATAAATGTTGCTAACAACCGAATTTCTTCCATTTTCTCGGGAGGATTCGGAAAGAAATGA
- the hdly gene encoding uncharacterized protein hdly isoform X1 — protein MEIPSFLASTVSKMFSKRMISGVASFMLIGTLVSPTNGNPVMTMESDTELNTEVLSTETSRERNPIYNVWEYAYIHDGSIGTRNAAAAQTQAHNQGNQCLWAIVSCCSAHTNYERDNCFDVLGCSGAWFQNLCSPEYINVANNRISSIFSGGFGKK, from the exons ATGTTTTCCAAGCGAATGATAAGTGGTGTAGCTAGCTTCATGCTGATAGGGACTCTGGTGTCCCCAACAAATGGTAATCCCGTTATGACAATGGAATCTGACACCGAACTCAACACTGAGGTGTTGTCTACAGAAACATCGAGAGAAAGAAATCCCATTTACAACGTGTGGGAGTATGCCTATATCCATGATGGCTCTATCGGCACCAGGAATGCTGCTGCTGCACA gACTCAAGCACATAACCAAGGAAACCAGTGCCTGTGGGCCATTGTTTCGTGCTGCAGTGCCCACACAAACTACGAGCGAGATAATTGTTTTGATGTACTGGGTTGCTCAGGGGCCTGGTTCCAGAATCTATGTTCACCGGAGTATATAAATGTTGCTAACAACCGAATTTCTTCCATTTTCTCGGGAGGATTCGGAAAGAAATGA